Part of the Mycolicibacterium thermoresistibile genome, CGGTCTCCCCCGCCACGACGACCACCTGATGGTTGGCGATGGCCTCGGCGATCTCGTGGCGGCGCTCGCTGACCGGCAGATCCGGATAGCTGATCTCGGGCACCGCGGCCGCCCGGGCAGCGACGAGCGCCTCACCGGCGGCGATCTGTTCGGCGATGCGCTGCAACTGTTCCGGTTTGGCGCCCCGCACCTGCCTCAGCCGACGGCCGAGCCGGGCGGCGTCGCGATGGGTGAGGCCGTCGAGGCGGGCGCGCAGCGCACGCACGTCGTGAGACGGATCGGACACTGGTACCACGATAGGCCGCCCGCAGATCCGGGCTGTGCCCTGTTCCCGGGGCTGTGACCTGTTGCCCCAACCCTCCCGCGCGCCCCCTCCCCCGCACCCCTCCCCCGCGCCCAACGTGAAACCGCTGCGCTGTGCGGGCGGTTTTTCCGCAGTAGTTGCACGTACGACGGCTCCCGGACCGTTTCCGACGGGATGGTCCCGGCGGTCGGCGGCGGCCGAACTCGTTTCGCACGCAACCGTCCGATGCTCCGGGGATGGACCAGGCTCCGCGGGCGTACCAGGATGGGATCCAGACCCATCAATCAAGGCCGATGGCGGCCGGCACCGGTTCCGGTTCGCGGTGCAGATGACGACTCGCTGTGGGCTGATCGCTCATCCGTAGGACACGTCATGACCGCACCACGCACCCCGTCCGGCCCGACCACCCGGGGCGTCGACCCGGAGAATCTGATGGCTTTCGTCCTCCGCGCCGTGACGGAGGTCGGCGCCGCGCTCAACGCCGCTCTGGTGGTGATGGGCGACCGGCTCGGCTACTACCGGAGCCTGGCCGCGCACGGCGCCAGCACACCGGCCGAGTTGGCCGAGCGGACCGGCACCGATGAGCACTACGCGCGGGAATGGCTCAACGCCCAGGCCGCCGGGGCGTTCGTCAGCTACGACCCCACCACCGGCCGGTACCTGCTGCCGCCCGAGCATGCCGAGGCACTCACCGATGAGACCAGCCCGGCATTCGTCGGCGGCCTGTTCCAGATCGCGCACGGAACCGTCTGCGACACCGCCTCGATCCTCGAGGCCGCCCGCACCGGCGGCGGTGTCGGCTGGGGCGACCACAATGCGGACGTGCACATCGGGTGCGAACGGTTCTTCCGGCCCACCTATCACGCACATCTGCTCGCCGAGTGGCTGCCCGCACTCGACGGGGTGCTCGACAAGCTCACCGCCGGCGCCTCGGTCGCCGACGTAGGCTGCGGTCACGGCGCGTCGACGAGGTTGATGGCCGAGGCGTTCCCACGGTCGACGTTCCAGGGCAGCGACGTTCACGCGCCGTCGATCGAGGTCGCCCGGCAACGCGCCGCCGGGACGGGGCCGGACGCGGTACGCAACATCGCCTTCGAAACGGCCGGTGCGGACGCCGTCGCCGGCGGACCCTACGACCTCATCACGATGTTCGACTGCCTCCACGACATGGGCGATCCGGTCGGTGCGGCCCGGCATCTCCGCGAGGTGATCGCCGACGACGGCACCTGGATGATCGTGGAGCCCGCCGCCGGCGACCGTGTCGAAGACAATCTCACGCCGATCGGCCGGGCCTATTACGGCTTCTCGACCCTGCTGTGCACCCCGGCGTCGCTGTCCCAGCCCGTCGGGTTGGCGCTGGGCACACAGGCCGGACCGGCCCGGATCCGGGAGGTCGTGACCGCGGCGGGTTTCACCCGGTTCCGACTGGTCGCGGACACTCCGTTCAACAACGTCTTCGAGGTCCGGCCGTGACGTTCACGCGCCGTCTTCAGCCCCGATCCGTTCCTGCCTGACGCACGGCCGGGACATGACCTCGTTCCGTAGCCTGGTGATGTGAGTGCCGCACCGGCCGAGGCCGTGACCCTGGACAACCGTTTCGCCCGCGAGCTGCCGGAGCTCGCGGTGGCGTGGCAGGCCGAGTCGGCGCCCGACCCGAAGCTGCTCGTCGTCAACGAGGCGCTGGCCCGCGAGTTGGGTCTCGACCCGGACTGGCTGCGCAGCCCCGACGGGGTGCGGTTCCTGATCGGCACGTCGCTCCCGCCGGGGGCCACCCCGGTGGCGCAGGCCTACGCCGGTCATCAGTTCGGGGGGTTGGTCCCCCGCCTCGGCGACGGTCGGGCGTTGCTGCTCGGCGAACTTGTTGACGAGCAGGGCCGGCTGCGTGACCTGCATCTGAAGGGCTCCGGCGCCACCCCGTTCGCCCGGGGCGGCGACGGGCTGGCCGCGGTCGGGCCGATGTTGCGTGAGTACCTGGTCAGCGAGGCGATGCACGCACTCGGCGTGCCCACCACCCGATCCCTGTCGGTGGTCGCCACCGGCCGGCCGGTGTACCGGGAGACCGAACTTCCCGGCGCGGTGCTGGCCCGGGTGGCGTCCAGCCATCTGCGGGTGGGCAGCTTCCAGTACGCCGCGCTCGTCGGCGATGAGGCGCTGGTCCGTCGGCTCGCCGACCACGCCATCGCCCGGCACCACCCGGCGGCCGCCGACGCGGCCAACCCGTATCTGGGATTGTTCGAGGCGGTGATCTCGGTGCAGGCCCGGCTGGTGGCCCGGTGGATGCTGGTCGGCTTCGTGCACGGCGTGATGAACACCGACAACACCACGATCTCCGGGGAGACCATCGACTACGGGCCGTGCGCGTTCCTCGACGTCTACGACCCGGCGACGGTGTTCAGTTCCATCGATGACCGGGGCCGCTACGCCTACGGCAACCAGCCAGCCATCGCGGGCTGGAATCTGGCCCGGTTCGCCGAAGCCCTGCTGCCGTTGCTGGCCGACGACACCGACCGCGCGATCGCCGTCGCCACCCAGGCGTTGCAGGGTTTCCCGGGCCAGTACGAGGCGGCCTGGACCGCCGGTATGCGCACCAAGCTCGGATTCCGCGCCAACGCGGACATCCCCAAGGAACTGATCGACGATCTGCTCGCCCAACTGATCCAGAGCCACATCGACTACACGTCGTTCTTCCGGACCCTGAGCCGCGCCGCCCGCGGCGACACCGAACCCGCACGGGGAGTATTCCTGGACCTCGCCGAGTTCGACCGCTGGCTGAGCCGGTGGCGCGATCTGGACCCGGATCCTGAGCTGATGGACCGGTCCAACCCCGTCTACATCCCGCGCAACCATCTGGTGGAACAGGCCCTCAGCGCGGCCGTCGACGGAGACATGGAGCCGTTCCGCCGGCTGCTGACGGTGGTCACCGACCCGTTCACGGAACGTCCCGGCCTGGAGCGCTACACCGAACCGGCACCGGAATCGTTCGGCCCCTACCAGACCTTCTGCGGCACCTGACGCCTACCGCTGGGCGGTGACGAGCTCCCGCACCGCCGGGGCGACCTCGGCGGCGAACCGTTCCGTGGTGGCGGTGTCGTCAGAGGCCAGGATGAACGCGCTGATGCCGTGGCTCAGGGCGATGTCGGCCAACTCGTCGGCGGAGGGCTGCCCGCCGACGTTGAGGAGCCGGCGGATCTGCCGGGGGTCGCGTCCGGCGGCGACGGCCGCGTCGTCGATGCGCTGGTTCATCGCGGTCAGGTCGGACACCCCGCCGGACAGGTACTGCAGCGACGGCAGCCAGCCGTCGGCGAGCCGGCCGACCAACCCGAGCATCCGCGGTCCGTACCCGCCGATCCAGATGCTGATCCGGTGCGCCGGCGCGGGCCCGCGTTTGGCCCCGCGGATCCGGTAGTGGGCACCGTCGACGTCGAGCACCCCGGCGGCGTCGACGTCCCAGATGCCGCGGATGACGGCGATCGCCTCCTCGAGCGCCTTGATCGCCGCACCGGGACTGCGGCGCTCACCGCCCATCGCGACCACCCCGTCCCAGAACGCGCCCGCACCCAGCCCCAGCTCCACCCGGCCGCCGCTGAGCAGATCGAGACCGGCGGCCGACCGGGCCAGCACCGCCGGCGGCCGCAACGGCAGGTTCGCCACGTTGGCGCTGAGCCGTACCCGCTGGGTGCGGGCCGCCGCATAGGACATCAGCGTCCAGGTGTCGTGGTACTTCGCCACGTACGGGTGATCCTGGAATGTCACCAGGTCCAGCCCGGCCCGGTCGGCGACCACGGCCTGTTCGACCGGATGGTGCGGCGGATGATTGCTGGGTGTGACGAAGGTGCCGAACAGCAGATCGTGCCCATAGTCGGTCATGACAGGCCTCCTCAGATCTTCAGGTCTACCCGCTTTTCGCATCACACTCCCCGCCGAAGTGCCGGTGCGGCGGGCAGACTGGCAGGTGAAGCGGTCGAGAGGAGACGTGGTGAAGGCGACGGTGCGGTTGGGCCGGATAGCCGGGATCCCGGTCGGGGTGCACTGGAGTGTGCTGGGCATCGTCTTGTTGCTCGTGGTCGGGCTGTCGGTGCAACTGCAGTCGGTCGTGGGCGGATATCCGCAGGCCGCCTACATCACAGCCGCATTCGGCACCGCGGCGTTGTTCGTCCTGTCGCTGCTGGCGCACGAACTCGCGCACGCGGTGGTGGCCCGGCGCAACGGGGTGGAGGTCGACGGCATCACGCTGTGGCTGCTCGGCGGGGTGGCCCGGCTGCGCGGCGACGCGCTGACCCCCGGCGCGGCCTTCCGGATCGCGGTGGTGGGACCGCTGACCAGCCTGCTGATGGCGGCGATCTTCGGGGCCGCGACCTGGCTCGCCGAGGGGGCGGGCCTCGGCGACCTCACCCACGCGGTCCTGCTCTACCTGGCGATCATCAACGTGGTGCTGGCGGTGTTCAACCTGATCCCGGCGGCTCCCCTGGACGGCGGACGCATCCTGCGCGCGGCGATCTGGGCGTGGCGGGGCGACCAGTACGTCGCCACCGTGTGGGCCGCGCGGGCCGGCCGGTTGTTCGGTTTCACCTTGATCGCGCTGGGTCTGGTTCAGGCGATGACCGGCCTGGGCGGGCTGTGGTACATCCTGCTCGGCCTGTTCATCGTGACCATGGCCGGCGCCGAGGAGTATCAGGCCCGCACCACCGCAGCGCTGGCCGGGGTGCGGGTGCGGGACGTGATGACGCCGCAGCCCGAGACGGTGCCGGGGGACCTCACCGTGGCCCGGTTCCTCCACGACGTCCTGCTGTTCCGGCGCCATTCGGCGTTTCCGCTGGTGGACGCCTTCGGCCGGGTGGAGGGGTTGATCACCCTCAACCGCATCCGGTCGTTGTCACCCGAGGAGCGGGCCACCGCCCTGCTACGCCAGGTGGCGTGTCCGGTCAACGAGGTTCCCACCGCCGCCCCCGATGAGCTGCTGACCGATCTGCTGCCCCGCCTCGGTGGCTGCGCCGACGGTCGTGCGCTGGTGTTCGAGCGGGGCCGGCTGGTCGGTATCGTCTCGCCCACCGACATCAGCCGTGCCGCGGCGCTGCACGGTTTGACCGCTGAGATAGGCTCCGGCGGTCCGGACATCAGCCCTGGTCACCCGTGGTCACGCTGACCCACCCAGCAGAATCTGTTTACTCGTCGGGCGATACGGGAACAACAGGCGCTCGATGTCCGTTTGACCGACGGAAACCGAGACTACGAGGCACTGCCATGACTGTTGATTACGACGCTCCAAGACGAAAACAGGACGATCTCGAACCCACCGACTCGCTGGAGGAGTTGGCGGTGCGGCGCGCCGAGGCGGCGCCGGTGCTGGAGGTCGACGACGCCGACCTCCTCGAGGGTGTCGAACTGCCGGGCGCCGACCTGTCCGGCGAGGAGCTGACGGTTCGGGTGATCCCGAAGCAGGACGACGAGTTCACCTGCACGAGTTGTTTCCTGGTGCAACACCGCAGCCGGTTGGCGGCCGGCTCCGATTCGGTGTGCGTCGACTGTGCCTGATGTTCGGGGCCTGATGTTCGGGGCCTGATGTTCGGGGCCTGATGTTCGGGGCCTGATGTTCGGGGCCTGATGTTCGGGGCCGCCTCGGGCTGAGCGCAGCGATCTGGGACCGCGGCTGCCCGGCCGGATCTGCTCCGGCCGGGCAGCCGCGGTGTCTCCGGTGCGCGCAACCCGCACGTCGGCCGCCGTGGCACGACGGCTGAGCGCTCCTGTCGGTGGCCGGTGATATCTCTGTAGGTGATGCCAGGTCGGGGGGACCTGGGACACACAAAACGTGTGGAATCGGCGCCTACAGGGGGGGACGATGACGTCGACGTTCGAGGATCGCATCGACTGGGTGCTGCGGGCGCGCTGCCGCGCAGCCGATCCGGACACCTTGTTCGTCCGGGGCGCGGCCCAGCGCAAGGCGGCGAAGATCTGCCGGCCGTGTCCGGTGCGCACACAGTGCGCTGCCGACGCATTGGACAACCGGATCGAATACGGCGTGTGGGGCGGGCTGACCGAACGGCAACGCCGGGCGCTGCTGCGCAGACACCCGGAGGTGGACTCCTGGGCGGAGTTCCTCCCCCGGGTGATGGACTGACCCCGGTGCTGGATCGGACCCGGCGGCGACCGGCGACCGAGGGCGACTGTGACCTGGGATACTTGCGGTTCGGACGGCTGAAAGTGAAGTAGGTCTGATGGCGAAACCCATTCTGCTGGTGCACGGTGCGTTCTCCGGTTCCTGGGTGTGGGACCAGGTGGTGGCCGAGCTCGCGTCGTGCGGCGTGCAGGCCCGGACCGTCGAGCTGTCCAGCCGGAAGCCGGATGGAACGCTCGCCCGTGACGCGCATGTGGTGCGGGACGCCCTGAAACAGTTCGACCAGCCGGCCGTGCTCGTCGGTCACTCCTACGGTGGCGCGGTGATCACGGAGGCCTCGGCGGACAACGATCACGTGGCGCATCTGATCTACGTCTGCGCGGCCCTGCCGCAGGCCGGCGAGTCCGTCAGTGACGTGCTGGCGCGAGATCCGGACCCGCAGGGTGATCTCGCCCCCGCGCTCGAGGTGCGCGAGGACGGCACCGCCACGATGAAGCGTGACGCGGCCCGGCAGGCGCTGTTCAACGACGCCACCGAGGAGCAGTTCGAGTCGGTGGTGGACAAACTGGGCCCGCACGCGATGGGCACCCTCAGCGAGCCGGTCACCGGCCTGGGCTGGCAGCAGCATCCCGCCACCTACGTGATCGCACTGCGGGACCAGATGTTCTCGGTTGCGCTGCAGGAGGAGTTCGCGAGCCACGTCGGCACCGTCGCGAAGATCGACACCGGCCACGGCCCCATGGCCACCCGGCCGGCCGAGCTCGCCGAGATCATCGCCACCGCAGCACGTTAGGCGCGACATCGCCGGCGAGCCCGCAACCGCCAACGACGGGGCCGCCGTTCGGGTCGAGCCTGACAGTCCGGACGGCTGCTCGGCGGACTCGGTGCGCTCCCGGCGCGCGAGCTGTCGGACGCTGTCCGCGTTTGGCAGTATCTCGCACCGCGGGAAGAATGTGCGCAGCCGATCGAACGAGGAGACCATGGCCTCATCCACCCGGCGTGTCGGCGCCGAGACGTCCAAGACCCGCGACACCCTGCTCAACTGTGTCGAACAGATGATGCTCGCCGAGGGGTATGCCAGTGTCACCTATCGTGCACTTGCGGCCAAGGCCGGTGTCACCCCGAGCCTGGTGCAGTACTACTTCCCGACACTGGACGACATCTTCATCGCCGCGATCCGGCGCTATTCGGAACGCAACATCGCCCAGCTGAACAAGGTGCTCGCCGAGCGGGCCGACGATCCCCTGCGGGCGTTGTGGGAATACAGCTGGGATGAGGCGACCGGTGCGCTCATGACGGAGTTCATGGCGCTCGGCAACCACCGCAAGAACATCCGGTCGGAGATCGCGTCGGCGACCAGGAAAGTCCGCAAGATCCAGTTGGATGCGTTGTCGGCGAAGTTCGGCAAGGACGCCCGACTCGGCGCGGAGTTCGACCTCAGCCTGCCCGCGCTGCAACTGCTGCTGTCGGGGCTGCCGAAGCTGCTCAACCTGGAGGCGGGCGTCGGGGTGAAGACCGCACACCACGAGATGGCGGCGGCGTTCGAACGTTATATGGACGCCCTCCAGCCGACAGCCGGCACGGCAGAGACCAAGACCGGGGCGAAGAGCACACCCCAACGCAAATCCGCTGCGCATCGTCCGAAGTCTCCGGGTCACTGAGCACTTTCCGCTGTCCTGTACGCACGTATGGCAATTGTGCTATACATCCGTACAACAGCGACGGTGGGAGGGACCCATGACCAATTCGGACGAACTCGAACAATTGCGCCGACGGGTGCAGTACCTTGAAGACCGCGCGGCGATCCTGGACTGCGTGATGAATCAGGCCCGCGGTCACGACCGCCACGACGCCGACCTGATGAGTGGCGTCTACTGGGAGGACGGCGTCGACGAACACGGCCCGACCGTGAAATCCGGCCCCGAGTACGGCGAGTGGGCCAACGCCGCGCACAGTGCGGTGTTCGAGGACCATCTGCACAACATCACCACACACACCTGCGAGATCGACGGCGACGAGGCACATGCCGAGAGTTACGTGATCGGCGCCATGCGGGCCAGGGGCGGCAAGGTCGTCTCGTTGATGGGTGGCCGCTACCTCGACCGCCTGGAGCGACGGGACGGCGTGTGGAAGATCGCGGTCCGGCGCTGCACCATCGAGTGGATGATGAGCGGCGATTCATCGATGCTCAATTCCGGTGCCGTCCAGGGCTTCATCAAGGGAAAGTGGGACAAGTCCGACGCCTCCTACATTCGGCCGCTGCAGCTGGAGAGCGCACCGGTCGAGCGGTGGTGACCGGTGCGGCTTGACGGTCGCGCCGCACTGGTGACCGGCGGCGGCTCCGGGATCGGCAAGGCCACCGCGCAACGCCTCGCGGCGGCGGGTATGCGGGTGTGCGTGGCCGACATCGACGCTGACGCGGCCGCCGAGGTCGCCGACACCGTGAACGGGGTCGCGGTTCGATGCGATGTGTCCGATCCGGCACAGGTGGACCGCGTCTTCGCCGCATGCACTCACGAGCTGGGCGGTGTCGACCTGGCTTTCCTCAACGCCGGCATCACCATCGAATGGTCCGGCGACATCGCCGAACTGGACCTGGCCCAGTACCGCCGATCGGTCGGCGTCAACCTCGACGGGGTGGTCTTCGGTGCGCGAGCCGCGGTGCGCTCCATGCGGGTCCGAACCCGGCGGTCCCACGGGGTCATTCTGGCCACCGCATCGCTGGCGGGGCTGATCCCGTGGCACCCGGATCCGGTGTACTCGCTGGGCAAGCACGCGGTGGTCGGGTTCATGCGTTCGATCGCGCCGAATCTGGCGCCGGAGGGAATCGCGGTGCACACCATCTGCCCGGGCATCACCGAGACCGGTGTGCTCGGGGACCGTCGCCCGCTGGTGGAGCGCATCGGGGTGCCGGTGATGGAGGCGGACACCGTTTCCGACGCGGTGCTGGCCGCGGCCCGTGCGCCGATCGGACAGACCGGCGCCTGCTGGGTCACCCAGCATGGAAAACCCGCGTGGCCGATGACTTTTCCCGACGTGCCGGGCCCTGACAGCAAGCTCAACGTGCCGGTTCGCCGCACATCGGGCTGATCACCCGCCGGACGTCAGCCCAGCACGGCGGGCATGCTGTCCCAGCCCCGGACCGTCGCGGTGGGTGCGCGCACCGCGTTGTCGGCGTCGATCGTCCAGTCCGGCCACCGCTTGAGAATCTCCTCCAGCGCCACCCGGCCCTCCAGCCGGGCCAGCGACGCACCCAGGCAGAAATGGGTACCCCGCCCGAACGCCAGATGGCTGCCGGAGCTGCGGTGGATGTCGAATCGGTCCGGGTCCTCGAACCGGCGCTCGTCGCGGTTGGCCGCCCCGGCCATCAGCAACAGGGCGCTTCCGGCCGGCACCGTCTGTCCGTGATACTCGACGTCGTTGGCGACATACCGGGCGATGTTGTGCACCGGCGACTCATAGCGCAGAACCTCCTCGACCGCGCCGGGGATCAGTGCCGGATCGCGCGCCAGCTCGCGTCGTTGATCGGGGTGCTCGCCCAGGAGTTTGCCCAGCCAGCCGAACAACCGTCCGACGGTCTCGGTGCCGGCGTTGGCGATCACTCCGAGGAAGACCAGCAGCTCTTCGGTGCGCAACCGGCGCACCGTACCCGAGACGTCCTCGAATTCGACGTTGAGCAGTTCGGTGACCAG contains:
- a CDS encoding protein adenylyltransferase SelO; protein product: MSAAPAEAVTLDNRFARELPELAVAWQAESAPDPKLLVVNEALARELGLDPDWLRSPDGVRFLIGTSLPPGATPVAQAYAGHQFGGLVPRLGDGRALLLGELVDEQGRLRDLHLKGSGATPFARGGDGLAAVGPMLREYLVSEAMHALGVPTTRSLSVVATGRPVYRETELPGAVLARVASSHLRVGSFQYAALVGDEALVRRLADHAIARHHPAAADAANPYLGLFEAVISVQARLVARWMLVGFVHGVMNTDNTTISGETIDYGPCAFLDVYDPATVFSSIDDRGRYAYGNQPAIAGWNLARFAEALLPLLADDTDRAIAVATQALQGFPGQYEAAWTAGMRTKLGFRANADIPKELIDDLLAQLIQSHIDYTSFFRTLSRAARGDTEPARGVFLDLAEFDRWLSRWRDLDPDPELMDRSNPVYIPRNHLVEQALSAAVDGDMEPFRRLLTVVTDPFTERPGLERYTEPAPESFGPYQTFCGT
- a CDS encoding class I SAM-dependent methyltransferase; this translates as MTAPRTPSGPTTRGVDPENLMAFVLRAVTEVGAALNAALVVMGDRLGYYRSLAAHGASTPAELAERTGTDEHYAREWLNAQAAGAFVSYDPTTGRYLLPPEHAEALTDETSPAFVGGLFQIAHGTVCDTASILEAARTGGGVGWGDHNADVHIGCERFFRPTYHAHLLAEWLPALDGVLDKLTAGASVADVGCGHGASTRLMAEAFPRSTFQGSDVHAPSIEVARQRAAGTGPDAVRNIAFETAGADAVAGGPYDLITMFDCLHDMGDPVGAARHLREVIADDGTWMIVEPAAGDRVEDNLTPIGRAYYGFSTLLCTPASLSQPVGLALGTQAGPARIREVVTAAGFTRFRLVADTPFNNVFEVRP
- a CDS encoding alpha/beta fold hydrolase → MAKPILLVHGAFSGSWVWDQVVAELASCGVQARTVELSSRKPDGTLARDAHVVRDALKQFDQPAVLVGHSYGGAVITEASADNDHVAHLIYVCAALPQAGESVSDVLARDPDPQGDLAPALEVREDGTATMKRDAARQALFNDATEEQFESVVDKLGPHAMGTLSEPVTGLGWQQHPATYVIALRDQMFSVALQEEFASHVGTVAKIDTGHGPMATRPAELAEIIATAAR
- a CDS encoding site-2 protease family protein; this translates as MKATVRLGRIAGIPVGVHWSVLGIVLLLVVGLSVQLQSVVGGYPQAAYITAAFGTAALFVLSLLAHELAHAVVARRNGVEVDGITLWLLGGVARLRGDALTPGAAFRIAVVGPLTSLLMAAIFGAATWLAEGAGLGDLTHAVLLYLAIINVVLAVFNLIPAAPLDGGRILRAAIWAWRGDQYVATVWAARAGRLFGFTLIALGLVQAMTGLGGLWYILLGLFIVTMAGAEEYQARTTAALAGVRVRDVMTPQPETVPGDLTVARFLHDVLLFRRHSAFPLVDAFGRVEGLITLNRIRSLSPEERATALLRQVACPVNEVPTAAPDELLTDLLPRLGGCADGRALVFERGRLVGIVSPTDISRAAALHGLTAEIGSGGPDISPGHPWSR
- a CDS encoding SDR family oxidoreductase translates to MRLDGRAALVTGGGSGIGKATAQRLAAAGMRVCVADIDADAAAEVADTVNGVAVRCDVSDPAQVDRVFAACTHELGGVDLAFLNAGITIEWSGDIAELDLAQYRRSVGVNLDGVVFGARAAVRSMRVRTRRSHGVILATASLAGLIPWHPDPVYSLGKHAVVGFMRSIAPNLAPEGIAVHTICPGITETGVLGDRRPLVERIGVPVMEADTVSDAVLAAARAPIGQTGACWVTQHGKPAWPMTFPDVPGPDSKLNVPVRRTSG
- a CDS encoding DUF4193 domain-containing protein: MTVDYDAPRRKQDDLEPTDSLEELAVRRAEAAPVLEVDDADLLEGVELPGADLSGEELTVRVIPKQDDEFTCTSCFLVQHRSRLAAGSDSVCVDCA
- a CDS encoding WhiB family transcriptional regulator — its product is MTSTFEDRIDWVLRARCRAADPDTLFVRGAAQRKAAKICRPCPVRTQCAADALDNRIEYGVWGGLTERQRRALLRRHPEVDSWAEFLPRVMD
- a CDS encoding LLM class flavin-dependent oxidoreductase is translated as MTDYGHDLLFGTFVTPSNHPPHHPVEQAVVADRAGLDLVTFQDHPYVAKYHDTWTLMSYAAARTQRVRLSANVANLPLRPPAVLARSAAGLDLLSGGRVELGLGAGAFWDGVVAMGGERRSPGAAIKALEEAIAVIRGIWDVDAAGVLDVDGAHYRIRGAKRGPAPAHRISIWIGGYGPRMLGLVGRLADGWLPSLQYLSGGVSDLTAMNQRIDDAAVAAGRDPRQIRRLLNVGGQPSADELADIALSHGISAFILASDDTATTERFAAEVAPAVRELVTAQR
- a CDS encoding TetR/AcrR family transcriptional regulator, whose protein sequence is MASSTRRVGAETSKTRDTLLNCVEQMMLAEGYASVTYRALAAKAGVTPSLVQYYFPTLDDIFIAAIRRYSERNIAQLNKVLAERADDPLRALWEYSWDEATGALMTEFMALGNHRKNIRSEIASATRKVRKIQLDALSAKFGKDARLGAEFDLSLPALQLLLSGLPKLLNLEAGVGVKTAHHEMAAAFERYMDALQPTAGTAETKTGAKSTPQRKSAAHRPKSPGH
- a CDS encoding nuclear transport factor 2 family protein — protein: MTNSDELEQLRRRVQYLEDRAAILDCVMNQARGHDRHDADLMSGVYWEDGVDEHGPTVKSGPEYGEWANAAHSAVFEDHLHNITTHTCEIDGDEAHAESYVIGAMRARGGKVVSLMGGRYLDRLERRDGVWKIAVRRCTIEWMMSGDSSMLNSGAVQGFIKGKWDKSDASYIRPLQLESAPVERW